One Opitutia bacterium DNA segment encodes these proteins:
- the malQ gene encoding 4-alpha-glucanotransferase yields the protein MKKSSAHTATKSAPPAAAPAGNATAPLPLFNWLRSRGAGVLLHPTALPGAQGVGVFDAHALRFLDFLQQAGVKYWQLCPLGPTGYGDSPYACFSAFAGNPHLIDLAALVPHDLLDEADLAPLRTLPTDRVDFGALHEKKRPLLARAYRNFMEREVAAPYGEFEAFKHRHASWLMPYAYFTALKDHFNGASWTEWPVELRDYASAQKSDLRALLEEPIERCCFAQYLFFGQWHLIRTEARARGIEIVGDLPIFVALDSSDAWSNPGLFELDPQTKRPIAVAGVPPDYFSADGQLWGNPLYRWEAHRAENYRWWIERMRAAFELYDIVRIDHFRGFDTYWRIPLPATNARVGEWRQGPGLELFRAFHREFPDARIIAEDLGDLTPSVRDLLAQTGLPGMLVLQFAFGGDATNSYLPHNATPNSVIYPGTHDNDTTLGWYRTASEHERDYVRRYFRVSGQEVAWDFLRAAYASASRLAVIPLQDVLSLESAARFNTPGKPEGNWQWRYRAADLEKLFGGTTNYLRDLAQLYGR from the coding sequence GTGAAAAAATCCTCCGCCCACACCGCCACGAAGTCCGCTCCGCCCGCCGCCGCTCCCGCCGGCAACGCCACCGCGCCGCTCCCGCTCTTCAACTGGCTGCGCTCCCGCGGCGCCGGCGTGCTCCTCCACCCGACCGCGCTGCCCGGCGCCCAAGGCGTCGGCGTGTTCGACGCCCACGCGCTGCGCTTCCTCGATTTTCTCCAGCAAGCCGGCGTGAAATACTGGCAGCTCTGCCCGCTCGGCCCGACCGGCTACGGCGACTCGCCCTACGCCTGCTTTTCCGCCTTCGCCGGCAATCCGCACCTCATCGACCTCGCCGCGCTCGTGCCGCACGACCTGCTCGACGAGGCCGACCTCGCGCCGCTGCGCACGTTGCCGACCGACCGCGTCGATTTCGGCGCGCTGCATGAGAAGAAGCGTCCGCTGCTCGCACGCGCCTATCGTAATTTCATGGAGCGCGAAGTCGCCGCGCCCTACGGCGAGTTCGAGGCCTTCAAGCACCGCCACGCCTCCTGGCTGATGCCCTACGCTTACTTCACCGCGCTGAAGGACCACTTCAACGGCGCGTCGTGGACCGAGTGGCCCGTCGAGCTGCGCGACTACGCCTCCGCGCAAAAATCCGACCTGCGCGCGCTGCTCGAGGAGCCGATCGAGCGCTGCTGCTTCGCCCAATACCTCTTCTTCGGTCAATGGCACCTCATCCGCACCGAGGCGCGCGCGCGCGGCATCGAGATCGTCGGCGACCTGCCGATCTTCGTCGCGCTCGACTCCTCCGACGCGTGGTCGAACCCGGGCCTCTTCGAACTCGATCCGCAAACCAAGCGCCCGATCGCCGTCGCCGGCGTGCCGCCGGATTATTTCTCCGCCGACGGACAGCTCTGGGGCAATCCGCTCTACCGCTGGGAAGCGCACCGCGCGGAAAATTACCGCTGGTGGATTGAGCGCATGCGCGCCGCGTTCGAGCTCTACGACATCGTGCGCATCGATCACTTCCGCGGCTTCGACACCTACTGGCGCATCCCGCTGCCCGCGACGAACGCGCGCGTCGGCGAGTGGCGCCAGGGCCCCGGCCTCGAGCTCTTCCGTGCGTTTCACCGCGAATTTCCCGACGCGCGCATCATCGCCGAGGATCTCGGCGACCTCACGCCCAGCGTGCGCGACCTCCTCGCGCAGACCGGCCTGCCCGGCATGCTCGTGCTGCAATTCGCCTTCGGCGGCGACGCGACCAACAGCTACCTGCCGCACAACGCGACGCCGAACAGCGTCATCTATCCCGGCACGCACGACAACGACACCACGCTCGGCTGGTATCGCACCGCAAGCGAGCACGAGCGCGACTACGTGCGCCGCTACTTCCGCGTTTCCGGCCAGGAAGTCGCGTGGGATTTCCTCCGCGCCGCCTACGCGAGCGCGTCGCGCCTCGCCGTGATTCCACTGCAGGACGTGCTCTCGCTCGAAAGCGCCGCGCGCTTCAACACGCCCGGAAAACCTGAGGGCAACTGGCAGTGGCGCTACCGCGCGGCCGATCTCGAAAAACTTTTTGGCGGCACCACGAACTATCTGCGCGACCTCGCGCAGCTCTACGGACGCTGA
- a CDS encoding MBL fold metallo-hydrolase has protein sequence MRFVDGLHLGRPKVIGTGVVGDEKLALVDCGPESIFNNTVAGLLHAGLRPENVTHVFVTHIHFDHAGAAWRWAEEYGATVCVHPKGAPHLADPAKLLASATKIFGDQMNYLWGDMRPVRADKLRVVQDNETVEAGGTIFTALDTPGHAQHHHAWWLERERTLFSGDVMGVVIDGGPCLPPCPPPDINIEQWLGSLQRIMKLQPARVFFTHFGEIDDPAKRLNELVERLLDWAEWIAEELKIGMPEEKIVPLFEQRVRAELKMAGLSDEMLDTYEQADPAAMSVGGLARYWRKFRPEQIK, from the coding sequence ATCCGTTTCGTCGACGGCCTGCATCTCGGCCGGCCGAAGGTCATTGGCACCGGTGTCGTGGGCGACGAGAAGCTTGCGCTCGTCGACTGCGGGCCGGAGTCGATCTTCAACAACACCGTCGCGGGCCTCCTGCACGCGGGTCTGCGACCGGAGAACGTCACGCATGTGTTCGTGACGCACATCCATTTCGACCACGCGGGCGCGGCGTGGCGGTGGGCCGAGGAATACGGCGCGACGGTCTGCGTGCACCCGAAGGGCGCGCCGCACCTCGCCGATCCGGCGAAGCTGCTCGCGAGTGCGACGAAGATCTTCGGCGACCAGATGAACTATCTCTGGGGCGACATGCGCCCGGTGCGGGCGGACAAGCTCCGCGTCGTGCAGGACAACGAGACCGTCGAGGCGGGCGGCACGATTTTCACCGCGCTCGACACGCCCGGTCACGCGCAACACCACCACGCGTGGTGGCTCGAGCGGGAGCGGACGCTGTTTTCCGGCGACGTGATGGGCGTGGTGATCGACGGCGGGCCGTGCCTGCCGCCGTGTCCGCCGCCCGACATCAACATCGAGCAGTGGCTCGGTTCGCTGCAGCGGATCATGAAGCTCCAGCCGGCGCGCGTGTTCTTCACTCATTTCGGCGAGATCGACGATCCGGCGAAGCGCCTCAACGAGCTGGTCGAGCGTCTGCTCGACTGGGCGGAGTGGATCGCCGAGGAGCTGAAGATCGGCATGCCCGAGGAAAAAATCGTGCCGCTGTTCGAGCAGCGCGTGCGCGCCGAATTGAAAATGGCGGGCTTGAGCGACGAGATGCTCGATACCTACGAGCAGGCGGACCCGGCGGCGATGAGTGTCGGCGGCCTCGCGCGCTACTGGCGGAAATTCCGGCCCGAGCAGATCAAGTGA
- a CDS encoding YebC/PmpR family DNA-binding transcriptional regulator, with translation MGRQWLHAKRAIVNLKKGQVVGKLVKEITVAAKLGGGDITANARLFAAVEKAKKASVTRDVIERAIAKGAGTGGEKASLDHVAFEGYAPHKVPVIVECMTDNVQRTAPEIRVLFKKGVLGQAGSNKFLFDHTGIVEAHTAAAGADLEAAGIEAGANDFAPLTHAENDDIPEGASGARFLCDRTAVHTVATWLKSNGWSVITAEIGYVAKQFPELNDAQRAEVGEFLQELEDHDDVQRVWAAVK, from the coding sequence ATGGGACGTCAATGGCTGCACGCGAAACGCGCGATCGTTAACCTCAAGAAGGGTCAGGTCGTCGGCAAACTCGTGAAGGAAATCACGGTCGCCGCGAAACTCGGCGGCGGCGACATCACCGCCAACGCCCGGCTCTTCGCCGCGGTCGAAAAGGCCAAGAAGGCCAGCGTGACGCGCGACGTGATCGAGCGCGCCATCGCGAAGGGCGCCGGCACGGGCGGCGAAAAGGCCAGCCTGGACCATGTCGCCTTTGAAGGCTACGCCCCGCACAAGGTGCCGGTGATCGTCGAGTGCATGACCGACAACGTCCAGCGCACCGCGCCGGAAATCCGCGTGCTCTTCAAGAAGGGTGTGCTCGGCCAGGCGGGCTCGAACAAGTTTCTCTTCGACCACACCGGCATCGTCGAGGCGCACACCGCCGCGGCGGGCGCCGATCTCGAGGCCGCCGGCATCGAGGCGGGCGCGAACGACTTCGCGCCGCTCACGCATGCGGAGAACGACGACATCCCCGAAGGCGCCTCCGGCGCGCGTTTCCTGTGCGACCGCACCGCGGTGCACACTGTCGCGACCTGGCTGAAGAGCAACGGCTGGAGCGTCATCACCGCGGAAATCGGCTACGTGGCGAAGCAGTTTCCCGAGTTGAACGACGCGCAGCGCGCCGAGGTTGGCGAGTTCCTCCAGGAACTCGAGGATCACGACGACGTGCAGCGCGTGTGGGCGGCGGTGAAGTGA
- a CDS encoding OPT/YSL family transporter has product MALQQLTDEQTRTWTRAQKDRWWFENVYRGEMPQLTLRSGLTGFAIGFVLAATALYIAAKTGISIGVNLTSVIVAFAMFRMMAKAGIAQDFTILENNATQSIASAAGYMVTPLTTSLAAYMVITGHILEWWQMIVWMAVVATLGVLVAFPMKRRFVNEDQLPFPEGRAAGVVLDALYTGQEAAGLFKAKLLAVTTLVTGLWQFIISDGWMRFLQFTVLRMHQWAGLKEPWNFQETVDVYYYGAAAKYSWWIPKILGTDIRQLGLRLTLDAAMLGVGGLMGIRVATSCVLGAVLNYAVLAPIMIQRGEIKSYVAPSGALVNISRGEIVNQWALWWGVVMMVVGALVGLFGKPELFTRAFATIFRKKAAPVAGAAPEKDVLRDIELPLWLSFVGVPILGVLGAWVNHAFFGVPWLLSFLSLPLIVVLAVICTNSMALTSWMPTGSLAKITQFTMGAIDRSNPASNILPAGMTAEISSNAASLLSDIKPGYMLGAKPRQQAIGHMIGIFSGALAVTPLFFLLFAPANKEGVRSTTTIISEQFPMPAAMQWKGVADIIAKGVHSLPTSAIISMIVAAVAAATFEILRIKTKGRFPISAVSVGLGVVLPPASCFMMWVGAMIFWWKGRQNPTPGTKGHDLWVEGYESICAGLISGSALVGIGNAIMNVLLG; this is encoded by the coding sequence ATGGCCCTCCAGCAATTGACGGATGAGCAGACGCGGACGTGGACCCGCGCGCAAAAAGACCGGTGGTGGTTCGAGAATGTCTATCGCGGCGAGATGCCGCAGCTGACGCTGCGCTCGGGGCTGACAGGTTTCGCGATCGGCTTCGTGCTGGCGGCGACGGCGCTCTACATCGCGGCGAAGACCGGCATCTCGATCGGCGTCAACCTCACCTCCGTGATCGTGGCGTTCGCCATGTTCCGGATGATGGCGAAGGCGGGCATCGCGCAGGATTTCACCATTCTGGAAAACAACGCCACGCAATCGATCGCTTCGGCGGCGGGTTACATGGTGACGCCGCTGACCACGAGCCTCGCGGCCTACATGGTGATCACGGGCCACATTCTCGAATGGTGGCAGATGATCGTGTGGATGGCGGTCGTGGCCACGCTCGGCGTGCTGGTGGCGTTCCCGATGAAGCGGCGCTTCGTGAACGAGGACCAGCTGCCGTTTCCCGAGGGTCGCGCGGCCGGCGTCGTGCTCGATGCGCTCTACACCGGGCAGGAGGCGGCGGGACTTTTTAAGGCGAAACTGCTCGCGGTGACGACGCTCGTGACGGGTCTCTGGCAATTCATCATCAGCGATGGTTGGATGCGCTTTCTGCAATTCACGGTGCTGCGCATGCACCAGTGGGCGGGCCTGAAGGAGCCGTGGAATTTCCAGGAAACCGTCGACGTCTACTATTACGGCGCGGCGGCGAAGTATTCTTGGTGGATCCCGAAGATCCTCGGCACCGACATACGCCAGCTGGGCCTGCGGCTCACGCTCGACGCGGCGATGCTCGGCGTCGGCGGCCTCATGGGCATCCGCGTGGCCACGAGCTGCGTGCTCGGGGCGGTCCTGAACTACGCGGTGTTGGCGCCGATCATGATCCAGCGCGGCGAGATCAAGAGCTACGTGGCGCCGAGCGGTGCGCTGGTGAACATCTCGCGCGGCGAGATCGTGAACCAGTGGGCGCTGTGGTGGGGCGTGGTGATGATGGTCGTCGGCGCGTTGGTCGGCCTCTTCGGCAAGCCGGAGCTGTTCACGCGCGCGTTCGCGACGATTTTCCGCAAGAAGGCCGCGCCGGTGGCGGGCGCTGCACCCGAGAAGGACGTGTTGCGCGACATCGAGCTGCCGTTGTGGCTGTCATTTGTCGGCGTGCCGATCCTCGGCGTGCTCGGAGCGTGGGTGAACCATGCGTTCTTCGGCGTGCCGTGGCTGTTGTCGTTCCTCTCGCTGCCGCTGATCGTCGTGCTCGCGGTCATCTGCACCAACTCCATGGCGCTCACGTCGTGGATGCCGACCGGTTCGCTGGCGAAGATCACGCAGTTCACGATGGGCGCGATCGACCGCTCGAATCCCGCGAGCAACATTCTGCCCGCCGGCATGACGGCGGAGATTTCCTCCAACGCCGCGAGCCTGCTCTCGGACATCAAGCCCGGCTACATGCTCGGCGCGAAGCCGCGGCAGCAGGCGATCGGTCACATGATCGGCATCTTCTCCGGCGCGCTCGCGGTGACGCCGCTGTTCTTCCTGCTCTTCGCGCCGGCGAACAAGGAAGGCGTGCGCTCGACGACGACGATCATCTCGGAGCAGTTTCCCATGCCCGCCGCGATGCAATGGAAGGGCGTCGCCGACATCATCGCCAAAGGCGTGCACAGCCTGCCGACGTCCGCGATCATCTCGATGATCGTCGCGGCGGTGGCGGCGGCGACGTTCGAGATTTTGCGCATCAAGACCAAGGGCCGCTTCCCCATCTCTGCGGTGTCGGTCGGTCTCGGCGTGGTGCTGCCACCGGCGTCGTGTTTCATGATGTGGGTCGGCGCGATGATCTTCTGGTGGAAGGGCCGGCAGAATCCGACACCCGGCACGAAGGGCCACGACTTATGGGTCGAAGGCTACGAATCGATCTGCGCCGGCCTGATTTCGGGTTCCGCGCTGGTCGGCATCGGCAACGCCATCATGAACGTGCTGCTCGGGTGA
- a CDS encoding DNA-3-methyladenine glycosylase I, with protein sequence MKNRCPWAEAEVHHHYHDTEWGVPSHDDRHLFEMLILEGAQAGLSWTTILQKRENYRRAFAGFDPEKVVRFDAKKQAALLADPGIVRNRLKVASAVLNARAFLTVQEEFGTFDRYIWTFVGGAPLQPKLKTRDKIPATTPVSDAMSRDLLKRGFKFVGSTICYAFMQATGMTNDHLVTCPCHRDCARLA encoded by the coding sequence ATGAAAAACCGCTGCCCCTGGGCTGAAGCTGAAGTCCATCACCACTACCACGACACCGAGTGGGGCGTGCCCTCGCACGACGACCGCCACCTCTTCGAAATGCTCATCCTCGAAGGCGCGCAGGCCGGCCTGAGCTGGACCACGATTCTCCAGAAGCGCGAAAACTACCGCCGCGCGTTCGCCGGCTTCGACCCGGAGAAGGTCGTTCGCTTCGACGCGAAGAAACAGGCCGCGCTCCTCGCCGACCCCGGCATCGTCCGCAACCGCCTCAAAGTCGCGTCCGCCGTGCTCAACGCCCGCGCCTTCCTCACCGTGCAGGAGGAATTCGGCACCTTCGACCGCTACATCTGGACCTTCGTCGGCGGCGCACCGCTCCAGCCAAAACTGAAAACCCGCGACAAAATTCCGGCCACCACACCCGTCTCCGACGCGATGAGCCGCGACCTGCTGAAGCGCGGCTTCAAGTTCGTCGGCTCGACCATCTGCTACGCCTTCATGCAGGCCACGGGCATGACCAACGACCACCTCGTCACCTGCCCGTGTCACCGCGACTGCGCGCGGCTGGCCTGA
- a CDS encoding M20/M25/M40 family metallo-hydrolase: MSSRFRLSLAVVVSLVSPLVLRAELSPEEAKIAAFIDGQRENFVRDLEAAVKIDSATENFVGVRAMSDFFGAQLRELGFDARFVPLPAETKRAGHLVAERKGGRGKRVLLIGHLDSVLPGGTFRLEGDKTYGAGASDIKGGDLVMIYALKALHAAGALDDTQLIVVMTGDEEAPGQPLVLSRKDLWEAAKRSDVALAFEGAIGHTATIARRGIVSWELEVQGATGHSSGIFADHVGSGAVFEMARILAEFHTELRKMDGITCNPALVVGGTDVALERTGGQATGKGNIIAQRALVNGDLRFMSRAQKEEAQAKMQAIVAKHLPRTSAELRFLGDSYPAMEATAENQALLRQLDAVSRDLGYGEVKAYDPKSRGAGDASFVSPPLPTLDGMGASGRGAHAPGEYMDLANMPEMVKRTAVLIYRLTR; encoded by the coding sequence ATGTCCTCGCGCTTCCGTCTGTCGCTGGCCGTTGTCGTGTCGCTGGTTTCGCCGCTCGTGTTGCGAGCGGAGCTTTCGCCGGAGGAGGCGAAGATCGCCGCCTTCATCGACGGACAGCGGGAGAATTTCGTGCGCGACCTCGAAGCCGCCGTGAAGATCGACAGTGCGACGGAGAACTTCGTCGGCGTGCGCGCGATGAGCGATTTCTTCGGCGCGCAGCTGCGCGAACTCGGCTTTGACGCGCGGTTCGTGCCGCTGCCGGCGGAAACGAAACGCGCGGGCCATCTCGTGGCCGAGCGCAAGGGCGGCCGGGGCAAGCGCGTGCTGCTGATCGGCCACCTCGACAGCGTGTTGCCGGGCGGCACGTTTCGCCTCGAAGGCGACAAGACTTACGGCGCCGGCGCGAGCGACATCAAGGGCGGCGATCTCGTGATGATTTACGCGTTGAAGGCGCTGCACGCCGCCGGCGCGCTCGATGACACGCAGCTCATCGTGGTGATGACCGGCGACGAGGAAGCGCCCGGCCAGCCGCTCGTGCTCAGCCGCAAAGATCTGTGGGAAGCGGCCAAGCGCAGCGACGTCGCGCTGGCGTTCGAGGGCGCCATCGGCCACACGGCGACGATCGCGCGCCGCGGCATCGTCAGCTGGGAACTCGAGGTGCAGGGCGCGACGGGACACTCGTCGGGGATTTTCGCCGACCACGTGGGCAGCGGCGCGGTGTTCGAGATGGCGCGCATCCTGGCCGAGTTTCACACGGAGTTGCGGAAGATGGACGGCATCACCTGCAACCCGGCGCTGGTCGTCGGCGGCACGGACGTCGCGCTCGAGCGGACCGGCGGCCAGGCGACGGGCAAGGGCAACATCATCGCGCAGCGCGCGCTGGTGAACGGCGATCTGCGGTTCATGAGTCGCGCGCAGAAGGAGGAGGCGCAGGCGAAAATGCAGGCGATCGTCGCGAAGCACCTGCCGCGCACGTCGGCGGAGTTGCGGTTTCTCGGCGACAGTTACCCGGCGATGGAGGCGACGGCGGAGAACCAGGCGCTCCTGCGGCAGCTCGATGCGGTGAGTCGCGATCTCGGTTATGGCGAGGTCAAGGCCTACGATCCGAAGTCGCGCGGTGCGGGTGATGCGTCGTTCGTGTCGCCACCGTTGCCGACGCTCGACGGCATGGGTGCGAGCGGTCGCGGCGCGCACGCGCCGGGCGAATACATGGACCTCGCCAACATGCCGGAGATGGTGAAGCGGACCGCGGTGCTGATCTACCGGTTGACGCGGTGA
- a CDS encoding GNAT family N-acetyltransferase — protein MAFTFPSIFDFGLEPAAQVLARGFSDYFVSIPATPAMLLAMVRGDSVDLTASRVAVRDGQPVGAALIARRGWTSRLAGMAIVPEARRTGVGRALMDQLLTEARARSERAMVLEVIEQNAPAVQLYEVCGFQKIRRLTGHAGRPAASAEAGDSALEEIDPRTLAALVAEHGLPDLPWQISAETIAQATPPALAFRLGPSALLISSPAADTIGIRAIVTERTHRGRGHSLALLRAVIAEFPGKEWRASAIFPEEMGETFTAAGLARTPLSQWQMSRAL, from the coding sequence ATGGCGTTCACCTTCCCGAGCATTTTCGACTTCGGTCTCGAACCGGCGGCGCAAGTCCTCGCGCGCGGCTTTTCCGACTATTTTGTCTCGATCCCCGCCACGCCCGCCATGCTGCTCGCCATGGTGCGCGGCGACAGCGTCGATCTCACCGCGAGCCGCGTCGCCGTGCGCGACGGGCAACCGGTGGGCGCGGCACTGATCGCCCGACGCGGCTGGACATCGCGGCTGGCCGGCATGGCCATCGTGCCCGAGGCGCGGCGCACCGGCGTCGGCCGCGCCCTCATGGACCAACTCCTCACCGAAGCCCGCGCCCGCAGCGAACGCGCGATGGTGCTGGAGGTCATCGAGCAAAACGCGCCCGCCGTGCAGCTCTACGAAGTCTGCGGCTTCCAGAAAATCCGCCGCCTCACCGGCCACGCGGGCCGACCGGCTGCATCGGCGGAAGCCGGTGATTCCGCGCTCGAGGAAATCGATCCGCGCACGCTCGCCGCGCTCGTCGCGGAGCACGGCCTGCCCGATCTTCCGTGGCAAATTTCCGCCGAAACCATCGCACAAGCCACGCCGCCCGCGCTCGCGTTTCGCCTCGGGCCGTCGGCGCTGCTCATCTCGTCGCCCGCCGCCGACACGATCGGCATCCGCGCGATCGTCACGGAGCGCACTCATCGCGGCCGCGGCCATTCGCTCGCGTTGCTGCGGGCGGTAATCGCGGAATTTCCCGGCAAGGAGTGGCGCGCATCCGCTATCTTCCCCGAAGAAATGGGCGAGACATTCACCGCGGCCGGCCTCGCGCGCACGCCGCTCTCGCAGTGGCAGATGAGCCGCGCGCTCTGA